A segment of the [Limnothrix rosea] IAM M-220 genome:
TTCCTCTTTTCCTTGTCCTCTATTCGACCCTGTTCAACTTTTGTCCTGTACTTAGACCAGACTTACACCATGGAAAAAATCTGTCTCCATCGTTTCAGATAATTTGCAATCTATGCATATCAGAGTATTACTTTATTCTGAAACCGCATAACTTCTTGAAAAAAAGTAGCGAATAATACGAATTTTCCAAGTAAAGAGTGTGATTCTGTTGCCAACTTCTGAAAGCAATTGAAAAAAAAATTTACTAAAACATACAAATTTTGGAAATAGTTCTGCCGACATTTGTTCATGTTAATGCGTAAATTAATTAATCATTTACTTTCATGGCCACAAAGATTTTTAATTGTCTTCAATCCCTGAAAAAAAACAAACAATTAGACATATTGAATACAACAAAATCTTTTTCTTGTGGTTAGGTCTTAAACATCAGAACAGTTCTTTTTGGAAAATAAAAAATGCTCGAAGCAATGTGGTCATTTAATGGGAGATATAAAATCCTTCCTATGACGTGGTTTGCATTTTTTTTGACTTTCATGGTGTGGTTCAACTTTCCTCCCTTTGCCATCACCATCGGTCAAGAATTTGGCTTGACATGTCCTCAGCTCGGTACAATTGGCCTTTGTAATGTTGCGTTGACCGTTTTTGTTCGCGCTATTATCGGCTCGCGTCATTATCGGCATGTTGCTTGATCAGTATGGTCTGAGGCTGACCTACTCTATCCTGCCCATCGATGCATTGATGTCCTGTCTCATTTTTGCAACAGCGCAAAGCTTTAATCAGCTGGTGATTGGCCGTTTTTTGGTGGGTCTTGTTGGTGCAGGATTTGTTGTCGGTATTCGGATGGTTGTGGAGTGGTTCCCTCCTCAGGATGTCGGTACTGCTCAAGGTATTTACGGTGACTGGGGTAATTTTGGTTCTGCATTTGCTGCGTTTACCATGGTGATCTTCGGTATTGCACTATTTTTGATACCTGGCGCATTCAGTTTCGGTGAGCCTGAGACGTTTAAGCTTCTTTTCTTCCCTGCCTTTGATACTTCTATGTTTAACTGGCGTGCGGCGATCGCCGGTTCTGGTATTGTGGCAGCCCTCTGCGGTTGTCTTTACTCTGTGAGCGTTTCCGATACGCCTCCCGGAAAGGAATACAAGCGCCTCGAAAAAGCCCGTGGCATCGAGGTTTCAACCAAATGTGATTTTGGGTGCTTGGTGGCGAATGTTAATGCTACTTTCTTTCAGGTACTCGGTGTTGGTGGCTTAATCGTTGCATTCCTCTGTCTCTTTTCCTTGAAGGAGCCTAGGGGGGCCTTCGCAGAATTCCATGAAGGTGAGGATGAATTGTCCAATGTTCCTGTCGCAAATGAAGTGAGTTACTAAACTTTGTTTGGGTATTTTTTAGGTGTTTTTATCTTCAAAAAAGCGATGCCAAAAAAAAGTTATATTTACCTTTGATTTTAGGTGAGAACGATGGTCTAAATAATCAAAAATTTTCTTTGTAAGGCGATCGCCTCCGTATAATTTAGAGTTGAAATACTCATAGTAATAGATACTCATTTAAGATAAAGAGTATGCCCTATGATGATAATAAAAGTTTAAGGAAGATCAAATCCTAAAGACATTTGTTTGGTACATAGACTAATAGTAATGGGCGAGTTGATCGCAAACTTAATTACTTCAAAACTTTCTTTGATCTCTTAGTAGAGCTTCTAGCAATGGATCAGCAAAAAACAAAAACCCTTTGTCCGTACTGTGGTGTTGGTTGTGGATTGGAGGTTTCTCCCGTTGATAAGCCCGGCCGTACTCCCCTAAAGGTAATGGGCGATCGCTCCCATCCTTCCAGCCTTGGTAAGGTTTGTGTCAAAGGTGCAACTATTGCTGAATCCCTTGATAAGGATCGTCTGCTTTACCCGATGTATCGGCGATCGCTAGAGGATCCCTTTGAGCGAGTGAGCTGGGATACAGCCTTTAACCTCATTACAGACCGCATTCAAACAGTTAAAGCCCAGATTGGTGTAGACGGCATTGCTATGTATGGTTCTGGTCAGTTACAGACCGAGGATTATTACACCGCACAAAAATTACTCAAGGGCTGCCTTGGTACAAACAACTTTGATGCCAATTCACGACTTTGCATGTCCTCAGCCGTGGCTGGCTATATCCAAAGCTTCGGTGCCGATGGCCCCCCACCCTGTTACGAAGATTTAGAATTGACAGATTGTGCTTTTATCATTGGTAGCAATACCGCAGACTGTCACCCCATTGTTTTTAATCGTTTAAATCAACATATTAAGCATTCCAGCGCGAAATTAGTCGTTGTTGATCCCCGCCTCACAAAAACCGCCGAAGCTGCTGATTTACACCTTGCGATCAAGCCGGGCACGGACATCGATTTGCTTAATGGTATTGCCCACTTGCTTTTGAAATGGGAGCATATTGATACCTTTTTTATTGATGAATGTACACGTGACTTTTCGAAATTTGCCACTTTAGTCCAGAGCTATACGCCCGAAACGGTGGCGCGACGCTGCGGTATTCGCATTGATCATTTAGAAAAGGCGGCGAAATATTGGGCAAAAGCGAGTAGCGTTCTGTCCCTGTGGTCAATGGGGATTAACCAATCCTCGGAAGGGACGGCAAAGGTGCGCACCTTGATCAATTTGCACCTCATGACTGGGGAAATTGGGAAACCCGGCTCTGGGCCCTTCTCGTTAACAGGCCAGCCTAATGCCATGGGGGGACGGGAAGCGGGTGGCTTAGCTCATTTGTTGCCGGGCTATCGTCTGGTTAAAAATCCTGAACATCGTCAAACCTTGGAAAAGGCTTGGGGTTTACCGGAAAAGGCGATTTCGCCAGTGCCGGGTAGAGATGCTTGGTCGATGATTACGGGTCTAGAAACGGGAGATGTTGGTTTGCTGTGGGTCGTCGCCACAAATCCGGCGGTGAGTATGCCGGATCTTGAACGAACAAAGGCTGCTTTACGCAAGTCTGAATTTACGATTTGCCAAGATGCTTACTACCCGACGGAAACGGCGGAGTATGCCCACTTACTTTTGCCAGCGCTGCAATGGGGCGAAAAAACGGGCACAATGACTAATTCTGAGCGGGTGGTTACTTATTGTCCGCAGTTTCGCGATCGCCCTGGTGAGGCGTGGGCGGACTGGGAAATTTTTGCGGAGGTGGGTCGCCGTTTGGGCTATCGGAAGCAGTTTCAAGCGGTTTCTTCAGCGGAGGTTTATGGTGAGTTTATTCGGCTCACGGGCGATCGCCCCTGTGACATGACGGCCCTAAGCCACGAATATTTAGCGACACAAGGCCCGACCCAATGGCCTTTCCCCAAGGCGGAGTTGGAGGAGACTGACAAGGAAAAAGAAAAAGATAATCGCGGTTTACTGAAGAAAATTTTGGGTCAAGATGCGCCCCTTAAAGGGAAGCGTTTGTATGAAGATGGTCGTTTCCATACGCCTGATGGACGGGCGAGATTTGCAGCCTATCATTCCCGTGGTTTAGCCGAGCCGCCGGATACGGATTTTCCTTTTGTGCTAACGATTGGTCGTCTCTATGGCCATTGGCATACCATGACCCGCACGGGCAGAATTCCCAAAATCCAAAAAATGCACCCAGCGCCTTTCCTCGAAATTCACCCTAGGGATGCCCAACGCATCGGTATTCAAGATGGGGATTTGCTAGAGGTGCGATCGCGGCGAGGTTCAGCGAAGTTTCCGGCGCTCGTTACGAAAAATATTACTCCGGGCACTGTCTTTGCACCCATGCATTGGGGCGCACTTTGGGGTGAGGATACGGAAGCGAATGTTTTGACCCACCCGGAAGCTTGTCCGGTTTCTCTCCAACCAGAGCTGAAAGCTTGTGCGGTGCAGGTCTCTAAGGTGCGATCGCCATTAACGAAGTCCACGGAAAACCAACAGACACCGACGGAAGTGCTCCAAGGCGTTTAGGTGGCATCAATTTTTAGGTGGCATCAATTTTTAGGTGGCATCAATTTACTGTGTCGATCATTCGCTCTTGGGTGCTTTGCAATAGGGGCATTAAGGGGCCGATTTGCTCGTTGCCATTCACGCTGAGATCGCTGTGACATAGATAAATTTTGTCGCCACAACGCCCCACCAAATCTTGCACAATATGCTGGAGTCTTTGTTGATTTTGGCGGGTTTCTGCTGCCATGGACCAGGGTTCTCCATCCCAATCCCTTTGAAAGACCCCATAGCCAAAGAGTGTGGCAGCCCCCCCTTGTTCCCAGAGTCTTGAGCCGGCATCCAGCCAAAATTGATAACGGTGGTGGAGTTTTGCAGCGCGATATTGAAAGATTGTCGCGAGGGTCACGGTGGGTTTTTGAGCTCGGTTAAAGGTAAATTGTGGGCGGGGATTGGTGGAAATTAAATCCCGTTGGAGCAGTGCAATGAGTTCTGGTAAACGCGATGCTGGAGAAATTTGGGTCCCGTCGTGTGTCTGTAAGCGGCGATCGCCGGCGTAGAAATGCTGACAAGTTTCGGTAAGTTCCCGGAGTGTGGCCAGTTGCTCATAGCTGAGGGACAAATTGTTCAAGAAAAAATAGCGAATTGCTTCGTCTAAGGTCGTTAAAACACCGAGGGGAGAAGGATCGAGTTGTGATTTTTGCCCATTGAGCCATTGGCGAATGTCTTCATAGGCTGTGGTGACCTGATATCCGAGGCGATCGCCCCGTGGCATAGTGTTTGCGGGTAAAAGTTGGGGATTGTCAGGGTCCGGCTGATAGCAATAGTCCACCAATAATCCCGCCCGCACGGGGTCAATGCGATATTCTCCCGCCACCGTTTGCGAAAGCATAATTAACAATTCCGCTACTTCGCTGGTTTGAATTAGTCGGCCGCAGTGGGGATAAAGTAATGCGAGCAGAGTAATCGGCGATCGCCCCCAAGGAGAACTATAAATTGGTCGCTGTTCACTGAGGGGTTCAACAGCAATACCAGATGCACCGAGGCTCCGCATCAAGGTATAACGGGCAACCTCATCGAGACCGGGCGCGATAATGGCAATATCTTCTGGCTGTACCCATTCGTCTTTAATCAAGCGCTGAATTTCAATGATCACTTTTTCTAAAAGGCTGGCACGGGAAAGACTTTGGATGGACTGAATGGTGGTGGGGAGGCTGTTGCTAAATTGCGGTTGTGTTAATTGCTCTGCCAAAATTTCGCCTAGGGTTGTCGCCAAACCACCAGTGGTTTCTAGTTCAAGCTGTTGGCATTTTGTCGCTAATGTCCCTAGATAATTCGGATCAGCATTGAGCCCCAAACGCGTATGCCCGTCGGGGTTGGCCGTAAACATGGCGGGTAAATGGGCATCGAGAAATAACTCACATAAATCCTTGGCGATCGCCGGATAATCATGGACATCATCCGCCCAAATCGAATCAAAGTGTTGAAACAGATGCTTTTGGTAGCCAGCGTTTGGCAACAAATAACGCCAATAAAGCTCATAAATAATGCCATAGGTGAGAAAGCCCCGCTCTAAACACCAATGACGCCAAGCCAATAAAAGTTCCGTCGCCTCTTCCGTCAGCGTGGCCAATAGATCATCCTGACCATAGATAATCGTGCCGCTGAGCAATGATAATTGACCCCCCGTTAAACGTGTCCCAATGTCTTCCGGTGCAACACCTGCCGCCCCCGCTAATTGCAATAAATCTAATAAACGCCGAATTAAACGAGACAGCGATCGCCCACTGAGACCCAGCTCCCAACTTTCGAGCGTTGCAGCCCACAGTTCTGTCGCATATTTTTGTTCTAGCTCCGGACGCAGGCGTAATGGAAACTCGGACCGGAGATTGAGGACATCACAAACGAGTGGAAAAAATAACACCACTTCATCCGCCATAAAACCAAGGGGCGTTTTACTCACAAAATTCCCTGTACCCTGCAAAGCCTCTTGAATTGCATCGGCTAATTCTCGCTGATTGCGATTATTTGCAGCCAGCACCAACATGGATTGTTGCGCCGATTGTGGCGCTTGAAATACAACCGGTGTTTGACCTAAAACCCGGCGATCGCCCCGGGCTGCGTGATGTCGCTGGATCTGCTGAACCAGATATGTCGTTTTACCACTGCAAGACTTGCCGCTCAACCAAAGCTGTTGCCCCTGTGAATCCTGTAACTTTGCCATAACAACGACGATGAAAAACTAAATTGTGACTGCTCAACTCAAACCATTGCCAACAAAACAAATCGCTACAATAATGAACCAATATTGCCTAGGCTCCACTGATGGTATCCCATGAAATTTA
Coding sequences within it:
- a CDS encoding MFS transporter, with protein sequence MFALLSARVIIGMLLDQYGLRLTYSILPIDALMSCLIFATAQSFNQLVIGRFLVGLVGAGFVVGIRMVVEWFPPQDVGTAQGIYGDWGNFGSAFAAFTMVIFGIALFLIPGAFSFGEPETFKLLFFPAFDTSMFNWRAAIAGSGIVAALCGCLYSVSVSDTPPGKEYKRLEKARGIEVSTKCDFGCLVANVNATFFQVLGVGGLIVAFLCLFSLKEPRGAFAEFHEGEDELSNVPVANEVSY
- a CDS encoding molybdopterin oxidoreductase family protein, which encodes MDQQKTKTLCPYCGVGCGLEVSPVDKPGRTPLKVMGDRSHPSSLGKVCVKGATIAESLDKDRLLYPMYRRSLEDPFERVSWDTAFNLITDRIQTVKAQIGVDGIAMYGSGQLQTEDYYTAQKLLKGCLGTNNFDANSRLCMSSAVAGYIQSFGADGPPPCYEDLELTDCAFIIGSNTADCHPIVFNRLNQHIKHSSAKLVVVDPRLTKTAEAADLHLAIKPGTDIDLLNGIAHLLLKWEHIDTFFIDECTRDFSKFATLVQSYTPETVARRCGIRIDHLEKAAKYWAKASSVLSLWSMGINQSSEGTAKVRTLINLHLMTGEIGKPGSGPFSLTGQPNAMGGREAGGLAHLLPGYRLVKNPEHRQTLEKAWGLPEKAISPVPGRDAWSMITGLETGDVGLLWVVATNPAVSMPDLERTKAALRKSEFTICQDAYYPTETAEYAHLLLPALQWGEKTGTMTNSERVVTYCPQFRDRPGEAWADWEIFAEVGRRLGYRKQFQAVSSAEVYGEFIRLTGDRPCDMTALSHEYLATQGPTQWPFPKAELEETDKEKEKDNRGLLKKILGQDAPLKGKRLYEDGRFHTPDGRARFAAYHSRGLAEPPDTDFPFVLTIGRLYGHWHTMTRTGRIPKIQKMHPAPFLEIHPRDAQRIGIQDGDLLEVRSRRGSAKFPALVTKNITPGTVFAPMHWGALWGEDTEANVLTHPEACPVSLQPELKACAVQVSKVRSPLTKSTENQQTPTEVLQGV